A genomic window from Gossypium hirsutum isolate 1008001.06 chromosome D10, Gossypium_hirsutum_v2.1, whole genome shotgun sequence includes:
- the LOC107909647 gene encoding cellulose synthase A catalytic subunit 8 [UDP-forming]-like, with protein sequence MMESGVPVCHTCGEHVGLNVNGEPFVACHECNFPICKSCFEYDLKEGRKACLRCGSPYDENLLDDVEKATGDQSTMAAHLNKSQDVGIHARHISSVSTLDSEMAEDNGNSIWKNRVESWKEKKNKKKKPATTKVEREAEIPPEQQMEDKPAPDASQPLSTIIPIPKSRLAPYRTVIIMRLIILGLFFHYRVTNPVDSAFGLWLTSVICEIWFAFSWVLDQFPKWYPVNRETYIDRLSARYEREGEPDELAAVDFFVSTVDPLKEPPLITANTVLSILALDYPVDKVSCYISDDGAAMLTFESLVETADFARKWVPFCKKFSIEPRAPEFYFSQKIDYLKDKVQPSFVKERRAMKRDYEEYKIRINALVAKAQKTPDEGWTMQDGTSWPGNNPRDHPGMIQVFLGYSGARDIEGNELPRLVYVSREKRPGYQHHKKAGAENALVRVSAVLTNAPFILNLDCDHYVNNSKAVREAMCFLMDPQVGRDVCYVQFPQRFDGIDRSDRYANRNTVFFDVNMKGLDGIQGPVYVGTGCVFNRQALYGYGPPSMPSFPKSSSSSCSCCCPGKKEPKDPSELYRDAKREELDAAIFNLREIDNYDEYERSMLISQTSFEKTFGLSSVFIESTLMENGGVAESANPSTLIKEAIHVISCGYEEKTAWGKEIGWIYGSVTEDILTGFKMHCRGWRSIYCMPLRPAFKGSAPINLSDRLHQVLRWALGSVEIFLSRHCPLWYGFGGGRLKWLQRLAYINTIVYPFTSLPLIAYCSLPAICLLTGKFIIPTLSNLASVLFLGLFLSIIVTAVLELRWSGVSIEDLWRNEQFWVIGGVSAHLFAVFQGFLKMLAGIDTNFTVTAKAADDADFGELYIVKWTTLLIPPTTLLIVNMVGVVAGFSDALNKGYEAWGPLFGKVFFSFWVILHLYPFLKGLMGRQNRTPTIVVLWSVLLASVFSLVWVRINPFVSTADSTTVSQSCISIDC encoded by the exons atgatggaatctGGGGTTCCTGTTTGCCACACTTGTGGTGAACATGTTGGGTTGAATGTTAATGGTGAACCTTTTGTGGCTTGCCATGAATGTAATTTCCCTATTTGTAAGAGTTGTTTTGAGTATGATCTTAAGGAAGGACGAAAAGCTTGCTTGCGTTGTGGTAGTCCATATGATG AAAACCTGTTGGACGATGTCGAGAAGGCCACCGGCGATCAATCGACAATGGCTGCACATTTGAACAAGTCTCAG GATGTTGGAATTCATGCAAGACATATCAGCAGTGTGTCTACATTGGATAGTG AAATGGCTGAAGACAATGGGAATTCGATTTGGAAGAACAGGGTGGAAAgttggaaagaaaagaagaacaagaagaagaagcCTGCAACAACTAAGGTTGAAAGAGAGGCTGAAATCCCACCTGAGCAACAAATGGAAGATAAACC GGCACCGGATGCTTCCCAGCCCCTCTCGACTATAATTCCAATCCCGAAAAGCAGACTTGCACCATACCGAACCGTGATCATTATGCGATTGATCATTCTTGGTCTTTTCTTCCATTATCGAGTAACAAACCCCGTTGACAGTGCTTTTGGACTGTGGCTCACTTCAGTCATATGTGAAATCTGGTTTGCATTTTCCTGGGTGTTGGATCAGTTCCCTAAGTGGTATCCTGTTAACAGGGAAACATACATTGACAGACTATCTGCAAG ATATGAAAGAGAAGGTGAACCTGATGAACTTGCTGCAGTTGACTTCTTCGTGAGTACAGTGGATCCATTGAAAGAGCCTCCATTGATTACTGCCAATACTGTGCTTTCCATCCTTGCCTTGGACTACCCGGTGGATAAGGTCTCTTGTTATATATCTGATGATGGTGCGGCCATGCTGACATTTGAATCTCTAGTAGAAACAGCCGACTTTGCAAGAAAGTGGGTTCCATTCTGCAAAAAATTTTCCATTGAACCCCGGGCACCTGAGTTTTACTTCTCACAGAAGATTGATTACTTGAAAGATAAAGTGCAGCCCTCTTTTGTAAAAGAACGTAGAGCTATGAAA AGAGATTATGAAGAGTACAAAATTCGAATCAATGCTTTAGTTGCAAAGGCTCAGAAAACACCTGATGAAGGATGGACAATGCAAGATGGAACTTCTTGGCCAGGAAATAACCCGCGTGATCACCCTGGCATGATTCAGGTTTTCCTTGGATATAGTGGTGCTCGTGACATCGAAGGAAATGAACTTCCTCGACTGGTTTACGTCTCTAGAGAGAAGAGACCTGGCTACCAACACCACAAAAAGGCTGGTGCTGAAAATGCTTTG GTTAGGGTGTCTGCAGTTCTTACAAATGCTCCCTTCATCCTCAATCTTGATTGTGACCACTATGTTAACAATAGCAAGGCAGTTAGGGAGGCAATGTGCTTCTTGATGGACCCACAAGTTGGTCGAGATGTATGCTATGTGCAGTTTCCTCAAAGATTTGATGGCATAGATAGGAGTGATCGATATGCCAATAGGAACACAGTTTTCTTTGAT GTTAACATGAAAGGTCTTGATGGAATCCAAGGGCCAGTTTATGTGGGAACAGGTTGTGTTTTCAATAGGCAAGCACTTTATGGCTATGGTCCACCTTCAATGCCAAGTTTTCCCAAGTCATCCTCCTCATCTTGCTCGTGTTGCTGCCCGGGCAAGAAGGAACCTAAAGATCCATCAGAGCTTTATAGGGATGCAAAACGGGAAGAACTTGATGCTGCCATCTTTAACCTTAGGGAAATTGACA ATTATGATGAGTATGAAAGATCAATGTTGATCTCTCAAACAAGCTTTGAGAAAACTTTTGGCTTATCTTCAGTCTTCATTGAATCTACACTAATGGAGAATGGAGGAGTGGCTGAATCTGCCAACCCTTCCACACTAATCAAGGAAGCAATTCATGTCATCAGCTGTGGCTATGAAGAGAAGACTGCATGGGGGAAAGAG ATTGGATGGATATATGGTTCAGTCACTGAGGATATCTTAACCGGCTTCAAAATGCACTGCCGAGGATGGAGATCGATTTACTGCATGCCCTTAAGGCCAGCATTCAAAGGATCTGCACCCATCAATCTGTCTGATCGGTTGCACCAGGTTCTTCGATGGGCTCTTGGATCTGTTGAAATTTTCCTAAGCAGGCATTGCCCTCTATGGTATGGCTTTGGAGGTGGTCGTCTTAAATGGCTTCAAAGACTAGCATATATAAACACCATTGTCTATCCTTTCACATCCCTTCCACTCATTGCCTATTGTTCACTACCAGCAATCTGTCTTCTCACAGGAAAATTTATCATACCAACG CTCTCAAACCTGGCAAGTGTTCTCTTTCTTGGCCTTTTCCTTTCCATTATCGTGACTGCTGTTCTCGAGCTCCGATGGAGTGGTGTCAGCATTGAGGACTTATGGCGTAACGAGCAGTTTTGGGTCATCGGTGGCGTTTCAGCCCATCTCTTTGCCGTCTTCCAAGGTTTCCTTAAGATGCTTGCGGGCATTGACACCAACTTTACTGTCACTGCCAAAGCAGCTGATGATGCAGATTTTGGTGAGCTCTACATTGTGAAATGGACTACACTTCTAATCCCTCCAACAACACTCCTCATCGTCAACATGGTTGGTGTCGTTGCCGGATTCTCCGATGCCCTCAACAAAGGGTACGAAGCTTGGGGACCACTCTTTGGCAAAGTGTTCTTTTCCTTCTGGGTCATCCTCCATCTTTATCCATTCCTCAAAGGTCTTATGGGACGCCAAAACAGGACACCAACCATTGTTGTCCTTTGGTCAGTGTTGTTGGCTTCTGTCTTCTCTCTTGTTTGGGTTCGGATCAACCCGTTTGTCAGCACCGCCGATAGCACCACCGTGTCACAGAGCTGCATTTCCATTGATTGTTGA
- the LOC107909646 gene encoding WD repeat-containing protein 53 yields MTEPRRLRGHKATATCCIASRDKPGLVATSGEDGCICWFDMRCKDVKFVMDVSNEPISSLCFNSGNENIIYVSTGNEVKCFDVHTLADNSWKPLESYNYNKEEINQVTCNSRSSFLASADDGGEIKIIDIRQKRIFKTLRAGHTSICSSVQFIPWRPWEIVTGGLDSKFIIWDFSKGCPSKIVDFGLPDMHSGSNAGQCLNPAFVHSVKVPDVDMLDKIGKICVVARGDGVIDVINTESELTATKPKSSTKSRKGTQSKGSDGGVPDENGRKWLHLDYSLGGHTAAVSCMTFSLFGEKGKFLVSGGNDKLVKVWDCSRCLGSWQTGDTNELLHLNINLTKKVNWLCTTPAESDNLVVCDTTKLVKVYTVS; encoded by the exons ATGACGGAGCCAAGACGATTGAGAGGTCACAAGGCCACCGCCACTTGCTGTATCGCCTCACGTGACAAGCCCGGCCTCGTCGCCACTTCCGGCGAA gatGGTTGCATTTGTTGGTTTGATATGCGATgcaaagatgtgaaatttgttaTGGATGTTAGCAATGAACCAATTTCATCCCTTTGCTTCAACTCAG GAAATGAGAATATCATCTATGTTTCCACTGGAAATGAGGTCAAGTGCTTTGATGTGCATACG TTAGCAGATAACTCATGGAAGCCTTTGGAGAGCTATAACTATAATAAAGAGGAGATAAATCAG GTTACTTGTAATTCCAGATCATCTTTCCTTGCATCTGCGGATGATGGCGGTGAGATTAAG ATCATTGACATTCGTCAGAAACGTATTTTCAAGACATTGAGAGCCGGACATACAAGT ATTTGCAGCAGTGTTCAGTTCATTCCTTGGAGACCTTGGGAAA TCGTTACTGGAGGTCTTGATTCGAAGTTTATCATATGGGACTTCTCAAAAGGGTGCCCATCCAAAATTGTGGATTTTG GCCTGCCCGACATGCATAGTGGTAGTAATGCTGGACAATGTTTAAATCCAGCTTTTGTTCACTCAGTAAAAGTTCCAGATGTTGATATGTTGGACAAAATAGGCAAGATATGTGTTGTGGCAAGGGGTGATGGTGTTATTGATGTGATTAATACAGAATCAGAACTTACAGCCACAAAACCTAAAAGTTCCACGAAATCCCGAAAAGGAACTCAGTCCAAAGGAAGCGACGGTGGAGTTCCCGatgaaaatggaagaaaatggttGCATTTAGATTACTCTTTAGGTGGTCATACTGCTGCCGTGTCTTGCATGACATTTTCGTTGTTTGGAGAGAAGGGGAAGTTCCTTGTATCGGGTGGAAACGATAAGTTAGTCAAAGTCTGGGATTGCTCTAGGTGTCTCGGTTCATGGCAGACAGGAGATACCAACGAGCTGCTACATTTGAATATCAATTTAACCAAAAAG GTTAATTGGCTCTGTACAACTCCAGCTGAATCGGACAACCTCGTTGTCTGTGACACAACTAAACTTGTGAAGGTCTACACTGTTTCCTAA
- the LOC107909650 gene encoding receptor-like protein 51 precursor: MKPPPPSLNSLPLFLFLFLLLSAVISAATTTTNATSKLPRTPSPTTETPSSSSSSSSTLDPKQIEALESLNIPTARDPCIQPSPHNATVCDSSKPFRHLVSLHLSNCSADLSLSFTALKSLSSVHSLSFTNCHTYPIRFPYDLSLSLTSFTCIRSLRRLTGVWLSRFVNLTDLTVSFTPVNTSGLYVILGNMHKLKTVTISHANLTGSLPLHLHLNLTQVDLSDNKLKGNIPTSLTLLEDLEYLNLSSNGLNGEIPTEFGDLISLKNLSLASNSFSGSIPDSISAIPGFVHVDLSNNQLNGTVPRFFSQLKGLKVLNLENNELHGVLPFNASFIKKLAVFKVGGNSNLCYNHSVLSSKMKLGIARCDKHGLPMSPPPSKESSGDSDSSDYEDDSADDTSENKEHHHGPNKVVLGVAIGLSSIVFLIVFLVLLSKWCG, from the coding sequence ATGAAACCACCACCACCATCCCTCAACTCACTACcactcttcctcttcctcttcctcctcctctccgCCGTCATCTCCGCCGCTACCACCACCACAAATGCCACCTCTAAACTTCCTCGTACTCCTTCCCCCACCACTGAAactccctcttcttcttcttcctcctcttctACTCTAGACCCTAAACAAATTGAAGCACTTGAATCCCTCAACATTCCCACCGCAAGAGACCCTTGCATCCAACCTTCCCCTCACAACGCCACCGTTTGTGACAGCTCTAAGCCCTTTCGCCACCTCGTTTCCCTCCACCTTTCCAACTGCTCCGCCGACCTTTCCCTCTCTTTCACAGCTCTCAAGTCCCTCTCTTCCGTCCATTCTCTTTCCTTCACGAACTGCCACACATACCCTATTCGCTTCCCTTATGATCTTTCCCTTTCCCTCACTTCCTTCACCTGCATTCGCTCCCTCCGCCGCCTCACCGGAGTCTGGCTCTCACGTTTCGTTAACTTAACCGATCTCACAGTTTCCTTCACTCCGGTTAACACTAGCGGCCTTTATGTAATCCTTGGGAACATGCATAAGCTGAAAACAGTAACCATTTCTCATGCTAATCTCACCGGTTCTCTTCCACTGCACTTGCATCTGAACCTGACCCAAGTTGATTTATCTGATAACAAGCTCAAAGGAAACATACCAACTTCCCTTACACTTCTTGAAGATCTTGAATACTTGAATCTTTCATCAAATGGGTTAAATGGGGAGATTCCCACTGAGTTTGGTGACTTGATATCGTTAAAAAACCTATCTTTGGCTTCCAATTCATTTTCTGGTTCAATCCCAGATTCGATTTCTGCTATTCCAGGCTTTGTTCATGTTGATCTGAGTAATAACCAGTTAAATGGCACTGTCCCAAGGTTTTTCTCACAGTTGAAAGGCTTGAAAGTCTTGAACCTCGAGAACAATGAACTTCATGGGGTTTTACCATTCAATGCTAGTTTCATAAAGAAACTGGCTGTTTTCAAGGTTGGTGGGAATAGCAATTTGTGTTACAACCATTCTGTTTTGTCATCAAAAATGAAGCTTGGGATTGCTCGTTGTGATAAGCATGGATTGCCTATGTCACCTCCTCCTTCTAAGGAGTCTTCTGGTGATAGTGACTCTTCAGATTATGAAGATGATAGTGCAGACGATACAAGTGAAAACAAGGAGCATCATCACGGGCCAAATAAGGTTGTTCTTGGTGTTGCAATTGGACTTTCTTCCATAGTTTTCCTTATTGTTTTCTTAGTTCTTCTCTCAAAATGGTGTGGTTGA